The Lepeophtheirus salmonis chromosome 13, UVic_Lsal_1.4, whole genome shotgun sequence genome segment ATACAAAGCAAAGTAGTCAATATGAAGTGCATTGTAAGTTCAAGTACATTCATTTCCTGGATATTTCAATACttctgttttcatttttttcaggcTCTTTTCCTTGCTTTATCGGCCGCTGCTGTCGTTGCTGAACCCTCTTATGGATATGGATATGCTCCTGTAGCCTACGGATATGGTTATGGACACCACTATGGCAAGAGATCCGCTGAAGCTGAACCATCTTACGGATATGGATATGCTCCTGTTTCTTACGGATACAGCCACGGACACCACTACGGAAAGAGATCAGCTGAAGCTGAGCCCTCTTACGGATATGGATATGCTCCCGTTTCTTACGGATACAGTTATGGCCACCATTATGGAAAGAGATCTGCTGATGCAGAGCCTTCTTACGGATACGGTTATGCTCCCGTTTCTTATGGATACAGCCACGGATCCCACTACGGTAAGAGATCAGCTGAAGCTGAGCCCTCTTACGGATATGGATATGCTCCTGTTTCTTACGGATACAGCCACGGACACCACTACGGAAAGAGATCAGCTGAAGCTGAGCCCTCTTACGGATATGGATATGCTCCCGTTTCTTACGGATACAGTTATGGCCACCATTATGGAAAGAGATCTGCTGATGCAGAGCCTTCTTACGGATACGGTTATGCTCCCGTTTCTTATGGATACAGCCACGGATCCCACTACGGAAAGAGATCTGCTGAAGCTAACCCCTCTTCCGGATATGCCCATGCTGGATACGGCTATGCTCCCTACGGTCACCATTACTAAATACAATCAGTTAATGAAAGTTCATTATTCCATCCTGTTATTCTATCTgttttagagtaaaaaaaaatcatttttaagtatttgagAGTTGGGAATATGTTTGATCAAGTTTTCATCAATAAATCTCCTGcaaatttttgttacataatgtCTAAGGTTTTAATTGTTTCCATTTACTTCATTGTTCTGTATGACACTGGGGACTAAGCTTGTCATATTAAGCCTTGTAACGTTGGCGTTTCTTTATCAAAGAATTGGGTTATGAAaccatatatttcattaattcttTGGTCCAAAGTATTGCTATTTTGCAAGAgtactaattttgcaaattaattatACACAGACTTAACTtgtataacaaattaataatcacttatgaaatatttcaaagattttttacttctttttgtgTAAGCTCATCAAATACCATGTGCAATCATGACGTgtctcaaaaatgtaataaaaaatattctaaaactatctttagaaaataattatattcatttttgaaaaaataactattgataaCTCTTTACAATAACTTAATTccatagttttatatatatatatatattttgagataacgtattctaattaatcaaataagaGTCTGGGCTGTGTGTGCCTTCTTATTTGAATACTTCTAAATTAAACCTTAAAATGTTTGAGCTTTACTAGGGGATGAGAAAACTAAGTATAAATGTATTATCTGCAAAGTGGTGTCATGGTGTATAGCTTATTGTTTAactagttgtttaaaaaaatggaacaaccTAAGAAAAACGCCCTCTATTTGTATAAGATTTACACCAATACTTAATATTAGATTATTAGTCATATTGTAATTCAGGGAGTTGTTTTACTTTTATGAAAGTCGGCGTCCTTCTAAGTCACTGtgcttaaaaattgatataagtaaaaaatgctAATTCCCCATTTAAACAtggtttaaaaaatggaaaagaacTTTAATcgtattgaattataaattcgttacaattattttaaatttttcgtttttattaaaataatgaattttctcaaTCAACTGATATCGAGAGATAAATATCaggttttttcaataaaagcatatgttttttactaaataaaatgtcCGAATTAGTCAAAACATATGTATAAGAGCATAAATATCacacttaaaatataatattcatgttatttctacaaattatactttggaactaaaaaatgcattttttggaaagttctacaattaatgaaaaatattaatttatttagacatttataaattaataattatgtcaaaatCACATCCCAAATACGATAAAGTAAGAATCACTGGAAAATCCAGAAATTTTATCAGTATCATGGCCAGAAACACAATTTGAGACATTCAACTGTCTCCATTGCTAataatttggtaaaatattaaatattagatcGTAGACAGATATTTAGAATGGTCGCTGGATAGCTGAAATGAGACGTTATGGTTCTATCATGTTCAAATTAAAGATACCAGACTTCATATAATCCTTGGAATCATGACCAGCAGTGATAGTGACATTGAGTTTCTATATTTCCAATGGATGTGTTAAATGTATATAAGTCTTTATCATTTCGTATGGAgtgaataattacatataacggggattcaattgaataaatgtataacttttatacatttataaatatcgttaaatatattttttatgtttctctaaatacttgttaaaattctatagatatattttctcgatttaagtatttttagccTTAGTGAATTTCAACAATGTATTTATAATCCTGATGAATAATCAATCTATTAGGTTAATGTTATTGTATCTTTgtctactttaaaatatttccatttaatCATCATGAAAAGTATAATCATTTATTCAtcgaacaaaataaataagtctaacttctttatttataaaccaACTTCATTATTTATCTGTAGCAATCAATCCTGACTACGGAACAAATGCTGCATTCAACAAGtttaattcaaatgtaatttgtggtaaaattaaataaataaaacaattgtttGCGTATATTAGGAATGGGTTGATTTCGCAAAAATCTAAAAGCGTTGCAACCAGTCCCAACCTCGAttacaatttgcaaaaaatctacaaaatactacttaatattccagcattaaaaataatgtttccctGATTTCAATATCAGATATATGAGTCAAAAATCCTGAAAAGTATGAAGACAAAAACTATGGATAATAGttaaatagtttatatagtTTTAGATATCACAACAATTTGGTACTCTTGTAACCAACAACAATCTAAAACACATGTATGGTTGCACAAAATGTATTATCATTCTCTGTCTAGTGGTTTCTATGTTAAATGTTACTACTAGGTAAATGCTTAAAGAGTGTCGTCGATAGAATAAGTATGGTTTTCAatctattcattatttaaaaaagaacatagACGAATAAATAAGACCAGTCATGGTCCAATAAATGTAAAAGCCATCATATAATCGATTTtgccataaataaaataaatgcatcaCTAGTTGATATTCAATATTGCAATCTCGTTCTACCATTTACAGtaattacctttaattttacaCTACAGAAGAATTGATGTGTCTCTGTCAATGCCTTGAAGGGGTGTGTGAGTTCCAAACTAGATTCAAAGTGAAAGTTCAAGCAGTGCTTTACTATAAATAGTaggacattttaatttaaaaacatcattttatgtttttatgcaTTGTAAGTTCAAGTACATTCATTTCCTGGATATTCCAATAcctatgttttaattttttcaggcTCTTTTCCTTGCTTTATTAGCAACCGTTGTCTTTGCATAAACCTAGTTATAGCAACGGCCATAGTGGATACGGCGGATACATCCATGTAAATCACTACGGGATGAGATCTGCCGAAGCTGAGCTATCTTCCGGATATGGATATTCTCCAGTAGCCTATGGATATAGTGTTATGGACATCACTACGGAAAGAGATCTGCTGAAGCTGATCTCTCTTACAGATATGAAAATGCTCCAGTAGTCTACGGATAAGGTGAGTGACACCACTATGGCAAGAGATCCGCTGAAGCTAAACCATCATTCGGATATGAATATGCTCCTGTTTAATACGTATCTAGTAGAGGACACTACTACGGAAAGAAATCTACTGAGCCCTCTTATGGATACAGTCATCCTCTCGTTACCTACGGATATGCCCATTCTGGATATAGCTATAGTCACCACCACTAAATACAATCATTCAATCGAGTATTCTTCCTATTCAATCCATCaactacaaacaaaaatatcaatgcaaTTGGGAGATGAGATCATGTTTAATCAAATCTTATTCTTAATAAACTTGCAACTAAAGTAAAACGTTAATAATTATTCTGAATAATGTTTCAGTATATCTTaggaaaatgtattatattccTAAAcatattgttattgttttttataaaagtctcaatacaattttatcattataattcatttaacataaaatatcaatttcattataaccaatacttttgaataatttgataaaaagagttttttttttgtattagtcttgaatattgaataaattattttgttaaatgaagaATTGTTCGCAGTCATTTGATTTGGAAAATTcgataatttgaaatttatgtttgatttttgattttcctaattatttttaaaatttaaaaacaattatgcgaaatatttttttccctcatttTTTCCCACATATTGTAGTAATTAcatagaagaattttttttcaacttattgttgagtttaagaagaaaattaataaacacaATGTAATAACTCAGGAGATTACAAATTTAGAAAGTGTGCCACAACTAGTTTGGAATATGAACAAAAAGACAGTGTTTGTATGAGGCTGATCCTAATGTAATTTTCAAGCCAAAAACTAACTTTCATAATTTCAAcagttaaaattttatcataaatgagtcataaaatctttttaaagagACAAGATAGAATTAACTTAATGTGGGAGGTTTTTGGCTAGAACTGATTATACTCAAGGTTTTTACGTTCTAGctatacttaataaattatccatttttatattcttcaatcctacaTAGGATTGTTCCTTTAGCACACtcactcgtggttacactttctAACTACATGTGTTCTCCTCAACAAGAATAAAATGTGGATATATgat includes the following:
- the LOC121128195 gene encoding uncharacterized protein, with the protein product MKCIALFLALSAAAVVAEPSYGYGYAPVAYGYGYGHHYGKRSAEAEPSYGYGYAPVSYGYSHGHHYGKRSAEAEPSYGYGYAPVSYGYSYGHHYGKRSADAEPSYGYGYAPVSYGYSHGSHYGKRSAEAEPSYGYGYAPVSYGYSHGHHYGKRSAEAEPSYGYGYAPVSYGYSYGHHYGKRSADAEPSYGYGYAPVSYGYSHGSHYGKRSAEANPSSGYAHAGYGYAPYGHHY